The bacterium DNA segment TGAGCGTGGCGTCTTCCTTCAAGAACTCTCGGCGCGGCTCGACGCCGCCAGGAACAGGCGCGGGGCGCTGATCTTCATCGGCGGTGAAGCGGGCGTCGGGAAGACGACTCTGGTCAGGAAACTCTGTGAGATCGCCCGCAACAGCGCGAAGGTCGCGTGGGGCATCTGTGAACCGCTGTCCACGCCCGGCGCCTTCGGTCCCGTGGTCGAGATCGCGGCCGCGCTTGACGAGGGGATTGCGCGCCTGTTCGGCGAGCCTCGCCAGAGGCGATTGGCGTTTCGCTCGCTGCTCGACTCTCCCCGCCCACGAGGTAAGCCGTCGTTGCTTGTCTTCGAGGACGTCCACTGGGC contains these protein-coding regions:
- a CDS encoding ATP-binding protein is translated as MTAFLERGVFLQELSARLDAARNRRGALIFIGGEAGVGKTTLVRKLCEIARNSAKVAWGICEPLSTPGAFGPVVEIAAALDEGIARLFGEPRQRRLAFRSLLDSPRPRGKPSLLVFEDVHWA